TCAAGCGGTTGTCGTCTCCCTCGCTGCGGGTGTAGTAGATAATCTCTTTCGTTTTGTCTTTGTTGCGCTCTTGGTACTCCTCGACGGTCGTCCATTGATCATCGAGAGTTTTGAAGAGAAGGATCTCTTTGGCCCGTTCATAAAATTTCTCATCTTCTAGGCAGCCGAGTTTGATGATGAGCGAGAGATCTTCAAAATTCTGGATGAACTTCTCTTTGTTGGTTCTCCACATCTGCACAAGGCTGTCAGTGACTTTTTTCGAGATGTGCTTGGAGAGTTGGCGCACCGTCTTATCCATCTGGAGCGTGCTTCTGGATACGTTGAGCGGGATGTCGGGGCTGTCGATCACACCTCTTAGCATTGTCAGATAATTCGGCATGATGTCTTTACAGTTTTCCGATACAAATACCCTGTTGCAGAAAAGGCGGACTGTCGCTTTGGCCGGGTCGAAATCCCTGCGTATCTTGGGAAAGTACAAAATTCCCTGAAGGTGAAATGGGTAATCGACGTTCAGGTGCATCCAGAGGAGAGGATCTTCATCGTAGGGGTAGAGGTAGCGGTAGAATTCCAGATAATCCTTATCCGTCAATGTGGAGGGTTGTTTGATCCAGAGGGGCTCTTTGTCATTAATTTTTTTGCCCGAAAAATAGATGGGGTAGGGGAGGAACGAACAATATTTTTGCAGAAGCCCTTTGAGCATGCCCTCTTCTAAGAACTCGTGACTGTCATCGCTGATGTGCAACGTGATGCGCGTGCCGCGCTCTTTTTTCTCTCCCTCGCTGATCAGGTAGTCGGAGGAGCCGTCGCATCTCCAGTAGGCAGGCTTGGCCCCTTCGATGTAGCTTAGAGATTCAATCTCCACTTCCTTGGCAACCATGTAGGAGGAGTAGAATCCGAGGCCGAAGTGGCCGATGATCTGGTCTTTCTCGCTTTTGGATTTATATTTCTCGACAAATTCTTCCGCTCCTGAGAAGGCGATTTGGGCAATATATTTGTCGATTTCTTCCATCGTCATCCCGATGCCGGTGTCGGCAAATTCAATGGTTTTCGCCTCTTTGTTCAAGGTTACATCGATGCGCATTGAATTTTCGTTGACGCTAACCAGCCCTTTCTCGGAGAGGATTTTCAATTTGTAGAGGGCATCGCAGCTGTTGGAGATGAGTTCGCGCACGAATATCTCCTTATCTGTGTAGAGCCATTTTTTGATGATCGGGAAAATATTTTCGGAGTGGATCTCAAGTTTCTTTTTGGTCATGGGCACCTCTTTCAAACAGATGAA
This genomic window from Estrella lausannensis contains:
- the htpG gene encoding molecular chaperone HtpG; protein product: MTKKKLEIHSENIFPIIKKWLYTDKEIFVRELISNSCDALYKLKILSEKGLVSVNENSMRIDVTLNKEAKTIEFADTGIGMTMEEIDKYIAQIAFSGAEEFVEKYKSKSEKDQIIGHFGLGFYSSYMVAKEVEIESLSYIEGAKPAYWRCDGSSDYLISEGEKKERGTRITLHISDDSHEFLEEGMLKGLLQKYCSFLPYPIYFSGKKINDKEPLWIKQPSTLTDKDYLEFYRYLYPYDEDPLLWMHLNVDYPFHLQGILYFPKIRRDFDPAKATVRLFCNRVFVSENCKDIMPNYLTMLRGVIDSPDIPLNVSRSTLQMDKTVRQLSKHISKKVTDSLVQMWRTNKEKFIQNFEDLSLIIKLGCLEDEKFYERAKEILLFKTLDDQWTTVEEYQERNKDKTKEIIYYTRSEGDDNRLISMWREKGIEILRSTGPFDAHLMHFLEEKMAPWKFKRIDASLHEDLLDKEREKVVLDSEGKSESAKLADFFEKKLDKENVSVEAKSLSMDQVPGMILIEEEQRRMRDYMMAFDPGNVDKGKSFFDKTTFVINTNNPLIANIRAIDAIDSDLAKTLANEVYDLALLSQNEMSQNALSPFIRQTTDILEKLTEKLSQVIHKADKN